The Branchiostoma lanceolatum isolate klBraLanc5 chromosome 7, klBraLanc5.hap2, whole genome shotgun sequence nucleotide sequence TATAACTTAGAGTTACTTCTTCCATCTCTAAGATAtcaaaaatgttgcaaatatttacataattttccatcgAAGAGCCTCACCcgcggcctatacaatataccttggggaggctctgctaaactgggCTTTTCGTGAGTGCGGCCTCTGACCAGCTGTCGGCCAATCAGATAATCGGCTCTTCCTCAAGAAAACATTCAGGCCATTTCCTGATTggcagagcctccccaaggtatattgtatagggaGCGGGCGAGGCTCTGCGCAGAAGAATGGTTTGGCAAAGACGAGCCAGCCTACTATCTACAATTTCCGTTTATCAATTGCAAAACGCCAAGATTGTGCAGCTGTAAGAGTTTTTCAAACTCCTTGTCCATGGCGTGCCAGCTGTTGCTTAACCCTCCATTGTCCACGGACTTGTAGTAGTGGTAGCGGACCGGCCGGCCCTCCCTGTCCGTACGGAACGGCCAGAACCCGTAGATGTTGACCTGATCACACAGCTCTAGTGCCACGGAGGTGTAGTAGAAACCTAGTGAACAAAGGGAGTACGTATGCCTCATACTTCGTCATCACATCTTGTTTTTCGACAAGTTCAAAATGAGTCCATATATTTACATCACCATTTTCTCTTTGTCACCCGATATGGGTAAAGCAACTTGATATCATTGCAATATGCCGGTTCACGGCTCAttctgcgcatgcgcagtgataTACATTGTGGGTATTATGTCagaggtaaaggcccctgacttgtaaatTGTTCTTGTCTCTAGCATGCACGTCCATGTTTTAACAAATCCTGCTTGGACATTCGTGTACACCATCATACGTACGCGACCCTCAGCTGAGACCCTCTCGAACATAATGCTCCACAACAAAACGTCGATGTATAATAGCAAACAGATAAAAGTGTCTATTCTTGGTTCTATCATTGTATCCGTGTCATATAAAACGACTGTATGTTTGCTAGATAGAATAAAAGGGAGAGCCACTTCCCTCATGATTCGATGTCTTTGTATTATTCCCCTAGTAGGTTCAGTTGTAGTGATGGTGATTGTTTTATCAGATTTTCTTACCTGAAGAAAAGTTGATCCTTCCCTTTAGATTAAGCCCGAGGTCTCTCCAAGCCTGTAGGGTCTGTCTGACATGGATGGGGCTGATGTACAGTGGAACCACAGAGGAATTGCTGGACTGCAGTAATTCTGAGATGCTAAGCAACACCTCGATCTGTAGGGGTGGGGGTGGCAGGGAAAAGTTTATAAAATTTGTCAGCTATCAGCGCTACATGTTGCACCGTTATTGTTTGATCTGAAACTAACATATATTCTACATCATTTGTTTTACGATGGAACTAGCATGGAAAACATATAACTGAGAAAAACACAAagtcagaccaaaaacaatgcctCCCTGAAATTAGAAGCTTCTTCCAAGAAATGGACTGTCCTTTCTGATATGATCAATGACACtttctaccacctctgacctgtacttcctgtcactccgaCCTGAAGTCTGACCTTTTCACTTACTAGCTGTCACTCAAATAACCGCGGACAAACACCAACTGGAACAACGTCACCACCGAAACAAAGGCTCCGTATATCATGTAAACGGAGTCAATAAAAACTTGCACAACAATGTTAAAGATATACAGATCACCGTTATATGATACTATGCAACTGATTTTTAGCACCCTCCTAAAACCCTCCCGTACCCGTTCCTTACGTCTCTGTGGATGGTGAATGGCGCCGACACGATGAAGGTATCCTCACCGTACTGATCGTGCAGATGGTGCCGGAACTTCTCCCGTCCGGTACGGGACTTCAGCAGTCCCCATCTGTACAGGAGCGCACAATATACATATCAGTACCGACGCGGTCACATTCGGAGTAGgctgtcgtacgattttgatgtcgcgGGATCTAAGACAGGCTTTaacgtaacaagacagctggacTATCCTATTCTACACCACAGCGGCTCTAAGGAAACATATGGAGAACATGCATTTGTTCATACTACACATCAATTCGAAAAGAATCACGCTTATTTTAGATTCAAGCTCGTTTCGTTCTTTTTTCATCAAACTTTACAATCAAAAATATCCTCTTACTTGGAGTTCATCCTACCGCGACTCGTTGTGACCAAGTCCGTACGTCTGCCGATGTCGTCCAAGTACGGGGAACACACGGGGGGCATGTTGAACCTGTAGTAAACAAACAGAAGACCGTATAGCGCTCATAGATCTCACTCGACTCAGGCggtaatgagtacctagcttcggttagggacgtcctctagCATGGGACGTAACGCTCCAtataggtcccgtgtttgaggggagAGCTACACCTGAATAACGTTAAAGAACCaaacacttattgagaagactAGGGGTCCACCCCGGTGCATTGAGTAGATCTAAGTCCATCAGTCTGGTCTAACACAGCTTGTGCttattgtacaaaactggtgcgtTACGTctaaaggtggtttaccggttatACGAAACGAAGTGTACCCTCTTGTAAGTCTATAGATCTGTtgtgatgttttgattttaaagacataaacgttttctgttgtgttttttgaTGCGACTGAATGGATTGAAATTGTTTAATTCCGGATAAGACCTTACCTGATTACAAAATCTCCGGAATCTATTTTCTGGCCGCATTTGCTTCCGGTCAAAATACCGCTGTTGCCAACCAGACTACACACACCCAACGTCCGGTTGATGAAAGGGCTGATCTGCGATTGAGGACAGAGGATGGGACAGTATATACACAATTACCTTAGacatataccccccccccccacacacacacacacatacagcatATTAAAGCAATGTATATTGATATGCAGGTGATAATGAGGCCAAGGTTAGTTGATGATAGGCACGTACACATCTGTCACTTTTCCCACGCATATGGAATGTATTGTCACCACGAGCGTCGGGACTACATTTCACCCGCCTTCTCGGATActgagaagtttattgcaagttcatgcccgtgggctaattgcaaatacatgataaaaaacataggaaaaaacatacatgcgtcagtaaactgtgtctaaAATTACAACACCATCGGGTTTGGTCCATTGGAAGAGAAAGGTAGGTACTAAAAGTACGACTTAATAACTGAATGATATCAACAGACTAGTTATACCTCCCAACTATGCGGCCGCGTAAGGTGTAATTTGTGCTTACCTCCGGCGTACTGTCCTTGTCCTTGTCTTTCACGTAGTACGCTTTTTTCCCAAACATGAGTGGAAGTCTTCTTTTCTTAGCTAGACTGTCTTGGCTCAGTACAAAGTTCTGTGCTGTCTCTAAAGGCTTCAGACGGCTTCTGTGACCACAGAGCGAAATATATATCGACATCAAGAGGCGAACTGTTTGAATACCGAACTTACGACATGAGAGTGGAAAGTATGGTATTTCAGTGATAAAGAAAATAACAAGTTAGAAATGTGCTATTATCAAAATATTCAGTGTGCAATGAGGTAGAGAACATATACCAGATCTCAAGAAATGTACTCAGTTAAGTTGTAAGTCATTCTGGGTATATACTACGAACAGAACGAATAAGTCTTCACTTCATTAGTAACATACTGCACACTTTCCACAGAACTTTGCGAagtctatattttcattttattttgttattcAGACTACTTTGAATGGGTTGGTGCGGTAACAAATTGATGACACATTGGCAGGTTTACTCTCTTTTCTCACCTGAGTTCTGACAGAGCTGTTCTGTTTAACTCCCATTCCCCCTCCACCGGGTGGATGAAATTCGGCCTCTGTAATTCTTGGCCTGTGGCATCTACTGCTCTTAAAGATGGCGCTAATGTACTGagggaaaaaacacaacaaaaaacaacaacgagGCTCATTGTGAAGTAGGTATGGAATTTAGGTGTGACTCTGCAAGTGCTTAGAGCTTTAGAGCTTCTCCCTTTGCACATTTGAATAATTGCCGATACGCAAGATGTGTGTCACGTCACATCTGTAATAAAGATAATGGGATGACCCAGAAACTGTTTCCCATGGGAGAGAGATTAATAGTCAATCACGCCTTCGGTCACGTTACCCGACATTAGCAACGGTTGCTATCCTCCATATTtgcgcccctctggcggaaaacAAAGCGCAGGGAGATGTCTTTGTAATATCCTAATACGGCTTTGCTTGGATAGGAATGACTCAGATGGGGGTGAGAGATGGTTTGCTTGATAGCTTTTCTTAGTTGAATAAGAAACACTTGGCTGGCCTATGGGtgataaaatatttttcaagacaATGCAACTATCAAACACATAGCAAACTTAAGATGAAATACAAATCATGTACTTACATCTTAACGTCTGCACCGTAGAGGTCCAGGATCAAACACATCCCCAGGACACAAAGCCCCAAAGTTACCACAAAAGGCTTCAGCATTGGATCTAGGTACAGGAAATGCAGAATTCATGTAATAGATATTGTAATATCTATATACGTTTTGTGCCCTGTGAATATCATATATGGAGACTACGAAGAGGTTCTACAGAGGATTTGGAAGGATTTCTCGAGTTTCTGAATCTTGTAGTTTGGTGCCTCGGAACAGCATATGCCATGTCTCTACGTGCCCCAAAAAGAATTGTGCCGAAAGCGATCGAAGGACCGGTCCGAAAGGTCCGCAGTGGGACTACTATGGTCCTACACCGTGTGATAACCTTGTCCCTCCTGTCTAACCCTGAAACCAGCACGAAATGGTACCCGAAGGCTACATTAGCACGGAGAAGTTTGAGAATGCCTATTTTATATGAAGTAGAAAAAAGTTATCAGAGACATAGAATTGTACACTCTACACTAGCCTTGCTAAATGTCTACTTAAGTCTgtgaaacatacattttgtatcgtCAACAGTGCAGCAGCACAGACCATGTCAGGATATGACCTACATCTTGGTACAGATGCATGATTTTTCGAGTACTAGTTATGCCGATGTTTTAAGAACTTTTCATAGCAAATATGCATTCCGATCAGTGTTTTGTCACGATGATCTATTTCCAAATCGACTTTTTTGCAACTATATGTATTTTCATGCATAAGAGGCCCGATTCAGTCGTGTCGTTCGCACACAGGTGATTTTTCGGATACCGTGACGAAAACTGGACGTCAGATCACAAACTGTCATATTTGCAGATTACAGTCGCAGAATTTATCATACGTACGGCTGGGTGCGCCCATCCTCAAAGTTGTCGGGATTGCAGGTACTGCTTAGCGTTCCGTACTAAGCGTGTGACAGCAACAGTTACGAAGACCCAGGTTGTGCTAACGCAGCCCATAGACCGACCGGTTCGACAAAATTTTGTCCTTGGGTGGGCAAATCTGGTTGATTTTCCAGTCCACTGAAGACACACCGTGGGTGCTGTTTTCCCCCTGGAAAGACAGGTCTCGTACTGGTGCACAAATTGACACAATCGTCACCGAGCGAGTCATCACTATCCCCTCCAATCATATTCCATAACCAGGTATGCATCGGCGTTTTAATGGTTGGCCATAATATTAATAATTCACATGGGCCGGTCAAAGCTCCAAACGACCTCGAAAGATAAAGCTGGTTGAAAAACGAATGGAATTCGTAAAAATTATGGACTTGCTGAAATGTatactgacatacatgtatcgtaTGCTTTGTGAAGATCCTAGGTGGCTGATTACTTTTTGTTTCGTATCTTTGAGACCATGATTTCAGAATTACAATTTCTTTGCTTGTTAGTAATGTTAGGCTTTAATAGGAAAATCAATGCTGTTGTTGCCGATTACGGAttacgaaaaaaaaattaggccCGGTAGGGACcagggattctctttttttctagATTTCGTCCGAAGTGATCGAACAAGTATACTGTTTAACAATATACAACTTGAATGCACCAGGACAATATATTTCTTATATCATCTTTTgattatacagatatgcattgtacaaTCACACTTTTCTACTGCAACAGAAATGAGGGGGCATGTTAAAAAAACTAGTCTATAGCGTTTTCATtgactcagatgtcagatcgacaTTTTTTGTCCCCTGCCAGCAGTCGACCCACAAAAGAGGccagggtcggcaggtttttgccagTTTCGGTCAATTAActgaaaacacaactttttttaaaaactagaCGTTAGGAAAGTCTCCCCACATGCGTTCATCCATTCAACCAGGTGTTCCAATCTCCCTGCATGTAACAGCTGCAAGCCAGCCAAGTATGTGCCATCCATAAGGGGTCAGGAGGAGGTGCAAAACACTTATATGGTCATCTGCACTGACGTCACAGAAAATCTGCGATTCATTAGGCCAGGAGCGACGAAAGAGCGAAATCCTTTTGTGTTGGTCGATAAATTTAGCCCGTATCTGCAAGCTTGTCCAAAGATATCATTCAACCCCGGCCGAAGGCAGACAGTTCCATCAAGCTGCTCTATTATACCCTTCTTCGACTGTACCTTTGAATTTAGCAGGTAAGGTACAGTAATCTCATATGAATTCGTGTgaatatgtttttgtacatgATTGCTGATGTTGTAGAGCTTGTCTCAACGAAtggtccccaagcagaggttctgcTCCGGCTTGGTTTTGACGTCTTTAAGTCGTACAAAAAGAAACCCTGTCAAAAgataaagcccgacaaaaacgcataaaaagacaTCCAAAAACAAACCGGACCCGAacttcaacctctgcttggagagtagagcgATGTACTTCAAGTATTGTGACGACGTTTTGCTCTTGATCTACGACACATACCGTTAGAATCAGTACTAGTAGTTGCATGAAATACGCTGGCAGGAGCTCGGTAGTGACGTGGGAAACATTTCTGGAATATTTCCCTACAGCGTTGGGGTAGCAAACTAGTCGTTTCTGTCAAACTATTTACACAAGCAAGTCCGTAAGTTCACCCTGTACATGTGCAAGCATACAAACTGTCTGGTAGACAGGTTGTGTGTCTCAAAACCTTGGAGAGATTATAAAAAACGCTTTGGAGGGTAGCATGGGCATTGATTTGCTTTGTGTGGGCTAGAGTCTTCCTATGTGTTAACAGCTGACACCGTCGCGTTATACATCCATCAgcctgttagtgttacagaGGTATCTTAGCTACtagatatactctccaagcagaggtttgctGGGAAGATGGTCAATTTCTTATGTTATGCCACGTTTCGGTCCGCGATCCTCACCAAGTGCGGACAGAAAATTGGGAAAGTCACCATCTTCCCCACCAACGTCTGCCTTGAGAGTTAGCAAAGCATggtttgaggggggggggggggggggtgtcacgCGAGTCTCTGTCAAGTGGAGGTCTgacaaaaatatctaaaaaaaacatgttgactACTGATATCCGGAAAGCTGTTAAAAGGCAGCAATGCTGACACATTGACAACATAGCAACCCAATGGACATAGCCTGCCTTTCCATCACTGAAACTGACGTTACGTTTGGTCAGTTATGTAAAGTAACCTACACGAACAACCAGTATCACTATCACCCAGGACAATTGAAACTGTAGAAAAAGGTGTCATAAGAACGACGTTTCTTATGGAAAGATTCTTATCCCTCGCCAGATTTTCTCTGTGCTTTCAGAAACAAATATGACCTCTACATGAACAGCTCTCGGTCGCATCTAATGGAATCTCGACGTAAATAGATCTGGAAACGCCTTTTACAAATTCCTTCCAGCCCATTTTTGTAGATACCCTTTAAAAACATTTTCGACCACACTGCCCACAACCGGAGACACGTGTCTGGCTCAAGTCACAAACGTTGATTGAAGGGAATTTACTGTTTGAGGATAAGATATTGCAGGGATTAAGATAGCGTGTGTAGTCTGGAATTGGAGCAGATATAAGTGTTTAAGTTCACGGGGGACACGACTTACGTAACTCAGTATCAGGTTCTAGGTCCCATGGTCCCTTGATGACGCATGTATGCCTTAGTTACACAAGTTGGGTTGAA carries:
- the LOC136439030 gene encoding alpha-2,8-sialyltransferase 8F-like, whose protein sequence is MGAPSHPMLKPFVVTLGLCVLGMCLILDLYGADVKITLAPSLRAVDATGQELQRPNFIHPVEGEWELNRTALSELRSRLKPLETAQNFVLSQDSLAKKRRLPLMFGKKAYYVKDKDKDSTPEISPFINRTLGVCSLVGNSGILTGSKCGQKIDSGDFVIRFNMPPVCSPYLDDIGRRTDLVTTSRGRMNSKWGLLKSRTGREKFRHHLHDQYGEDTFIVSAPFTIHRDIEVLLSISELLQSSNSSVVPLYISPIHVRQTLQAWRDLGLNLKGRINFSSGFYYTSVALELCDQVNIYGFWPFRTDREGRPVRYHYYKSVDNGGLSNSWHAMDKEFEKLLQLHNLGVLQLINGNCR